In a genomic window of Dermochelys coriacea isolate rDerCor1 chromosome 11, rDerCor1.pri.v4, whole genome shotgun sequence:
- the INSIG2 gene encoding insulin-induced gene 2 protein, translating into MAESDAAPTIPKKCGPYISSVTSHGMNLVIRGIVLFFIGVLLALVLNLLQIQRNVTLFPPDVITSIFSSAWWVPPCCGTAAAVIGLLYPCMDRHLGEPHKFKREWSSVMRCVAVFVGINHASAKVDFANNIQLSLTLAALSIGLWWTFDRSRSGFGLGIGIAFLATLVSQLLVYNGVYQYTSPDFLYVRSWLPCIFFAGGITVGNIGRQLAMYECKVIAEKSHQD; encoded by the exons ATGGCAGAAAGCGATGCAGCACCAACCATACCAAAAAAGTGTGGTCCATACATTTCATCTGTAACCAGTCATGGCATGAACTTGGTGATTCGTGGAATAGTGCTGTTTTTTATTGGtgtacttcttgcattagtattaAACTTGCTACAGATTCAGAGAAATGTCACGCTTTTTCCACCAGATGTGATCACAAGCATCTTCTCTTCAGCTTGGTGGGTACCACCTtgctgtggcacagctgcag CTGTGATTGGGTTGTTGTATCCCTGCATGGACAGACATCTGGGAGAGCCACATAAATTTAAAAGAGAATGGTCCAGTGTAATGCGATGTGTAGCAGTCTTTGTGGGTATAAATCACGCTAGTGCT AAGGTGGATTTTGCCAACAACATACAGTTGTCTCTTACACTAGCAGCGCTTTCAATTGGACTATGGTGGACCTTTGATAGATCACGAAGTGGCTTTGGTCTTGGAATAGGAATTGCTTTTCTGGCCACCTTGGTATCACAGCTTCTGGTCTACAATGGGGTTTACCA ATATACATCTCCAGATTTCCTTTATGTTCGTTCCTGGTTACCATGTATATTTTTTGCTGGTGGCATTACTGTGGGGAACATTGGTAGGCAGCTGGCAATG TATGAATGCAAAGTCATTGCAGAAAAATCTCACCAGGACTGa